One genomic region from Halorussus rarus encodes:
- a CDS encoding alpha/beta hydrolase — translation MAGRNPHAGHDDPHAGQDVATAGADLEDADAAVVFVHGRGATAQSILQMAGEFDAEGVAYLAPQARGRTWYPNSFMAPIEDNEPSLSSALDWLGDLRERIADAGIPAERTMFVGFSQGACLSSEFVARNARGYGGLAALSGGVIGPDGTPRDYDGTLDGTPVFLGCSDSDPHIPLERVHETRDVFEDLDADVEERIYEGMGHGVNRDETEYVTRMVEDLADAE, via the coding sequence ATGGCGGGACGCAACCCCCACGCGGGCCACGACGACCCCCACGCCGGACAGGACGTCGCCACCGCCGGAGCAGACCTCGAAGACGCCGACGCCGCGGTGGTGTTCGTCCACGGCCGAGGTGCGACCGCCCAGAGCATCCTCCAGATGGCCGGCGAGTTCGACGCCGAGGGCGTCGCCTACCTCGCGCCCCAGGCCCGCGGCCGGACCTGGTACCCCAACTCGTTCATGGCGCCCATCGAGGACAACGAGCCGAGCCTCTCGTCGGCGCTGGACTGGCTGGGCGACCTCCGCGAGCGGATAGCGGACGCCGGCATCCCGGCCGAGCGGACGATGTTCGTCGGCTTCTCGCAGGGCGCCTGCCTCTCGAGCGAGTTCGTCGCCCGGAACGCCCGAGGGTACGGCGGGCTGGCCGCGCTCAGCGGCGGGGTCATCGGGCCGGACGGGACCCCGCGTGACTACGACGGAACTCTGGACGGGACGCCGGTGTTCCTCGGCTGCAGCGACAGCGACCCCCACATCCCGCTGGAGCGCGTCCACGAGACCCGCGACGTGTTCGAGGACCTGGACGCAGACGTCGAGGAGCGCATCTACGAGGGGATGGGCCACGGCGTGAACCGGGACGAGACCGAGTACGTGACTCGGATGGTCGAAGACCTGGCGGACGCTGAGTGA
- a CDS encoding glutaredoxin family protein, translating into MSEHTVTVYTREACHLCEDAIETVDEVADEVDAEVSVEVVDVDEDPELREEYGERVPYVLVDGRPQFKYRVDAVSLRSRLGD; encoded by the coding sequence GTGAGCGAGCACACGGTCACCGTCTACACCCGCGAAGCGTGTCATCTCTGCGAGGACGCCATCGAAACGGTCGACGAGGTCGCCGACGAGGTCGACGCCGAGGTGTCTGTCGAGGTGGTCGACGTCGACGAGGACCCGGAGCTCCGCGAGGAGTACGGCGAACGCGTCCCCTACGTGCTCGTCGACGGGAGGCCGCAGTTCAAGTACCGGGTCGACGCGGTCTCGCTTCGGTCGCGCCTCGGCGACTGA
- a CDS encoding mRNA surveillance protein pelota, protein MRVTDRHRVEGGRERITLVPESLDDLWHLTYVLEPGDLVSGDTTRRIQRKDDQMRDTGGEREHMHVTLDVEDVEFHKFANRLRISGVIEGASREDQLGMHHTLNVEENKEIDVEKVWKPDQLDRLEEAEEATDNPDVAIVTVEEGQAHIHTVAQYGTEERAEFTGTTGKGEYARGRDELFAELTSALGRLDVDAIILAGPGFTKQDALDYVEENAPDLTEKITTVDTSAVGDRGVHEVLKRGAVEEVQKDTRIAEEAELIDELTRRIGEGAKVAYGPDKVEEATDFGAVEHLLLLDERLREERGAEGEWPFDVNELITTVEQKGGEVTVFSGEFAPGDQLAGFGGIAALLRYRLE, encoded by the coding sequence ATGAGAGTAACCGACCGTCACCGCGTCGAGGGAGGCCGCGAGCGCATCACGCTCGTCCCCGAGAGCCTCGACGACCTCTGGCACCTCACCTACGTCCTCGAACCCGGCGACCTGGTCTCGGGCGACACCACCCGGCGCATCCAGCGCAAGGACGACCAGATGCGCGACACCGGCGGCGAGCGCGAGCACATGCACGTCACGCTCGACGTCGAGGACGTCGAGTTCCACAAGTTCGCCAACAGGCTCCGCATCAGCGGCGTCATCGAGGGCGCGAGCCGGGAGGACCAGCTCGGGATGCATCACACCCTCAACGTCGAGGAGAACAAGGAGATCGACGTCGAGAAGGTGTGGAAGCCCGACCAGCTCGACCGGCTCGAGGAGGCAGAGGAGGCCACCGACAACCCCGACGTCGCCATCGTGACCGTCGAGGAGGGCCAGGCCCACATCCACACCGTCGCCCAGTACGGCACCGAGGAGCGCGCCGAGTTCACCGGCACCACCGGGAAGGGCGAGTACGCCCGCGGCCGGGACGAGCTGTTCGCCGAACTCACCAGCGCGCTCGGCCGACTCGACGTCGACGCCATCATCCTCGCCGGGCCGGGGTTCACCAAGCAGGACGCGCTCGACTACGTCGAGGAGAACGCGCCCGACCTCACCGAGAAGATCACGACCGTCGACACCAGCGCGGTCGGCGACCGGGGCGTCCACGAGGTGCTCAAGCGCGGCGCGGTCGAGGAGGTCCAGAAGGACACCCGCATCGCCGAGGAGGCCGAGCTCATCGACGAGCTCACCCGGCGCATCGGCGAGGGCGCGAAGGTCGCCTACGGCCCCGACAAGGTCGAGGAGGCCACCGACTTCGGCGCGGTCGAGCACCTCCTGCTGCTCGACGAGCGCCTGCGCGAGGAGCGCGGCGCCGAGGGCGAGTGGCCCTTCGACGTCAACGAGCTCATCACGACCGTCGAGCAGAAGGGCGGCGAGGTGACGGTGTTCTCCGGAGAGTTCGCGCCGGGCGACCAGCTCGCGGGGTTCGGCGGCATCGCGGCGCTGCTGCGGTACCGGCTGGAGTGA
- a CDS encoding aldo/keto reductase, producing MPMLGIGTYNHADYDECYENVKQALDVGYRHIDTTEQVEAYYNEEAVGDAVAASSVARDDLFVATKVPPADLDQYGVRHSAEESLDRLGLEYVDLLYVHWPTGKYDPVETLDAFATLREEGLIEEIGVSNFTVDSLEEAIDVADAPIFANQVEMHPLFPQEDLREFCSQDGVDVELVAYSPIARGDVEHVTELQEVARKHGATPQQVSLAWLREKNVTAIPRATTTDHLRENWLSLALELDDEDVAKLDAIEERERIVDPDDSPWD from the coding sequence ATGCCGATGCTTGGCATCGGCACCTACAACCATGCGGACTACGATGAGTGCTACGAGAACGTCAAACAGGCTCTCGACGTCGGATACAGGCACATCGACACTACCGAGCAGGTCGAGGCGTATTACAACGAGGAGGCGGTGGGCGATGCTGTCGCCGCGTCGAGCGTGGCTCGCGACGATCTGTTTGTGGCCACCAAGGTTCCGCCGGCAGACCTCGACCAGTACGGCGTCCGACACAGCGCCGAGGAGAGCCTCGACCGCCTCGGTCTAGAGTACGTGGACCTCCTGTACGTCCACTGGCCCACGGGCAAGTACGACCCGGTGGAGACGCTCGATGCATTCGCAACACTCCGAGAGGAAGGCCTCATCGAGGAAATTGGCGTGAGTAACTTTACTGTCGACTCGCTCGAGGAGGCCATCGACGTCGCCGACGCGCCGATTTTTGCGAATCAGGTCGAGATGCACCCGCTGTTCCCGCAGGAGGACCTGCGGGAATTCTGCTCCCAAGACGGTGTGGACGTGGAACTCGTGGCCTACTCGCCCATCGCTCGTGGCGATGTCGAACACGTTACGGAGTTACAGGAGGTCGCGAGGAAACACGGCGCGACACCCCAACAGGTCAGCCTCGCGTGGCTTCGGGAGAAGAACGTGACCGCTATCCCCAGAGCGACGACCACAGACCACCTTCGAGAGAACTGGCTGAGTCTCGCCCTCGAACTCGACGACGAGGACGTGGCAAAACTCGATGCCATCGAGGAGCGCGAACGCATCGTCGACCCCGATGATTCCCCATGGGATTGA
- a CDS encoding DUF4013 domain-containing protein: protein MLREALTYPVRGEEADETLVVGAILAVAAGLLTRLGVLAVLALVPVVLLAGYALAVVRESAASEGETPPTADAPPRFADFRGLAADGARALAVAVGYLFVPAAALAVTVGGAGAGARPEAVGTTLFVFGAGTVVLFVSLSFAYLLPAALAGVAETGRLRSGVDRGRLIRSARDGRYFVGWVAALVVAGLAVVGLGSLAALGRPGEVVALAAGFYVVVVVARLVGRASS from the coding sequence ATGCTCCGCGAGGCGCTGACCTACCCGGTCCGAGGCGAGGAGGCCGACGAGACGCTGGTCGTCGGCGCCATCCTGGCGGTCGCCGCCGGCCTGCTCACCCGTCTCGGCGTCCTCGCGGTTCTCGCGCTCGTCCCGGTCGTCCTGCTGGCCGGCTACGCGCTGGCCGTCGTCCGCGAAAGCGCCGCGTCGGAAGGCGAGACGCCGCCGACCGCCGACGCGCCGCCCCGGTTCGCCGACTTCCGGGGGCTCGCGGCCGACGGCGCGCGGGCGCTCGCCGTCGCGGTCGGGTACCTGTTCGTCCCCGCCGCCGCGCTCGCGGTCACGGTCGGCGGGGCTGGCGCGGGCGCCCGCCCCGAGGCGGTCGGCACGACCCTCTTCGTCTTCGGCGCTGGCACGGTGGTCCTGTTCGTCTCGCTTTCGTTCGCCTACCTCCTGCCGGCGGCGCTGGCCGGGGTGGCCGAGACCGGTCGCCTCCGGTCGGGCGTCGACCGCGGCCGGCTGATCCGCAGCGCGCGCGACGGTAGGTACTTCGTCGGCTGGGTCGCGGCCCTGGTGGTCGCGGGCCTCGCGGTCGTCGGCCTCGGCTCGCTCGCGGCGCTGGGCCGGCCCGGCGAGGTGGTCGCGCTGGCCGCCGGCTTCTACGTGGTCGTCGTGGTGGCGCGGCTTGTCGGGCGGGCCAGCAGTTAG